In Solanum pennellii chromosome 7, SPENNV200, the following are encoded in one genomic region:
- the LOC107025372 gene encoding heavy metal-associated isoprenylated plant protein 39-like yields MKQKVVIRLSLNGNGQKHRTKAFKIAVSQSGVESAAITGDGKNQLEVVGEVDAATLTSLLRKNLGQADLVSVGPASGDKKPAATAPAPAAAAAAVVQSQPDSYYYVYPPYQYPVYQVTDSYGQSNCSVM; encoded by the exons atgaag CAAAAGGTTGTTATTAGACTATCTTTAAATGGAAACGGTCAGAAACATCGAACCAAGGCCTTTAAAATTGCTGTTTCTCAATCAG gcGTGGAATCAGCAGCTATAACAGGGGACGGAAAGAATCAACTCGAAGTTGTGGGAGAAGTAGACGCTGCGACTCTAACGAGCTTATTGAGGAAGAATTTGGGCCAGGCGGACTTGGTCAGCGTTGGCCCGGCTAGTGGCGATAAAAAGCCCGCAGCTACAGCTCCAGCTCCGGCTGCAGCTGCAGCTGCGGTGGTACAGTCGCAGCCCGACTCGTATTACTATGTTTATCCGCCTTATCAATACCCTGTTTACCAAGTCACAGATTCTTATGGTCAATCGAATTGTTCTGTTATGTGA